A region of the Chelmon rostratus isolate fCheRos1 chromosome 1, fCheRos1.pri, whole genome shotgun sequence genome:
gagatACTCCTTCTCCTCAGAGTCACAatcagtgaacacacagacatgaaacacatgttgATATCattcagtgtgatgtcacttcctgtggagatgtcagacacaaacacagactggatGAAGCTGCTTCAGATTTACATACAAGGACAGCTACTGATGTTTCTGTCAtaaccaggtgtgtgtgtgtgtcagtgcacacatgggcgcgtgcacacacacacacacacacacagagaaagagaagggtAAAAGTTCAAGGTTTGGTCCAATCTAAGTGCTGTGGAGGAGCTCTACTTCCTGCCATGTTATTTCTCCGCCTTCATCTTGTCGTCGTAGGTTCCGGCATTCTTGTACGCTCCCACGTAGCCCGTGTTCTCCACCATGTCCTCCCGGCCCTCCCGACCTCGGCCCTTGCCGCTCTCATCGAAGCGCTCCTTGTGTGATCCGGTGTAACGGGACGCGTCGGTCAGGCGGTCCACCGCCCCAGTCTTCGCCACTTTCTGTtggacacacagaggacaggaaATATATAAGATCTGACTAAAGTTGAACATCCTTACTGCTGCCCACACCTGCCTGTGCGGGCTCCATACTGCCACCAACAGGTGAGAAAATACACCTGAAAGTGCTGCCCTCTAAAGACCGAGAGCAGGAACTACAGAAACAGtgaaactgagagaaaacagtgtAACACATTAAAAGGCTGCAGTAACTTTATTTCCTGCATCCCAAAGATTCTTCTTTTAATATATTTGAACTTGAACTAGAAAAACTGGCCCTTCATCTAGTCATCCAGACGCATCaaggtgaggaggtggagaggttctggaaaatattttacagttgatattatttacttatttattcattaaccACATATTCCAAATCTAAATGGTTACTTTCTGTGTTGCTTGTGCTTGCTGGGATACTGGTCGACCTCAGCCTGGCTTCAGGTTGTCTTCCTGTCCAAATGAGGACTTTGAATTCGAACAGAACTTCCTCCTTCCTTAAGAGCACAGAGGAAACTGATTTGAGCCACTGACTAACAtcttaaatgtgtgtatttcagtgagAATAATGATCTGAACGTGACCCAGACTGCCTCACCTTTTGGCTCAGACTCTGATGACTTCAGCGTGATAATAACAAACCTTTGTGATTGTGTCCAAACACTGGGTTTAATAAGCAGCATTAGAGCAGGCTGAGAGGTGTGTCTGTGGAGCCGTTCTGGACTCGTTTCCTGCAGCTGAACGATGTAACACGAAGATGAGCCAGTGGTGAAGtaacactgagctgctgtttgagcTGAATATTTAAGATGAAGAGTAGATCAGTCATTGTGTTTGATCGTTTTGATGAAGCGGTAAATCTTTCTCACAGACTGGACTCTGGACCACTGTGGAGGGTGACATGTTGATGTGAAACCTCTCTTATCTAATCAGTTTGTCAGTGTCCACTTTTATGCAGATGATTCAGTTTTATATGCCCAGAGCTCCTCCCCAACCCAGAGGGGTGGGGTTACAAGCTTACAAAGTGTGGGCCCACACTGAGAAGGGGGACTCATTTtagaaatgagaaagaaatgtgtcatgaCTCAAATTCAAAGCCCTGGTCCTCTGcaataataaactgaatgttatcaatatttttatattcagtgaaatcaaaaaacaaagaactttTAATATTCCaatatgaaataatgaaaaactgcTATTTGTAAGTTGAGATATGCTCAAGTCAACAgacatggtcagaggagtccagcatggcactgagggacagctttgacaccactgactgggaagTGTTATGCAGTCCTCACGGGGAGGACATCGACAGTCTGACAACCTGCATCACGGACTACATCAGTTTCTGTAACAGGACAACACTGTGCCGACCAGGAAGGtgcggtgtttcccaaacaacaaactctgggtgtcccctgaactgaaaaccctattgaacgagaagaagagggtttttaaGACTGGGGACAAAACTGAGTTGAAGCGGGTGCAGAGGGACCTGAAGaaggagaggcaaggagagctacaggaggaagcttgAGGAGCACCTGCAAGGGAACAACGGCAGAGAGGTTTGaaggggcctgaaaaccatctcaggccacaaCAGCGACAACGGCAGGGGCCCTGAAACTGGACACCGGGAAcgggcaaatgagctgaacctgttctTCAACAGGTTTGGTTCTACCCCCCTTCCTTACCCCaaccaccagagcccagaccagatgGCGTTACTTCTCTGCGTATGTAGGACACTCCTGAAAACTTTTTATCATTCTGTagttgcatctgcagtcttttactcagtggtctgctggggctgtggaagctctgagagggacagaaagagactcaacaaactggtcaggagagctggctctgtcctggactgccctctggacgccactgaggatgtaggtgagaggaggatgttagcaaagctgacatccatcattgacaacccctcccaccctctgcatgacacagtgggggccctcagcagctccttcagtaacagactcctgcatccaccctgtaagaaggaacgctaccacaggtccttcattccatcagctgtcagagtgttcaactccagctgttttccatattcagactgttattgcactgatgtgtgatttatcatccATGaattaccttgtgcaatattttttttcactctctttaagtACGCAACCTATGCATATAGACTGGcattctactgtgacacaaatatttttatttattactgtgcaacagTCAAtttcccaaatttccccggctggggagTGATAGTGAAGTTTGATCTAATCTTATCTTTTCTGTGCTAGAGATCATCCACATAGTCTAGTGTCAAAAATCTTTGTACAATACCATCTCTTAGAAATGACGTTTATACACTACTAATTTGCTTGATTACATGATTACAGTGTAGTGTTCATGCCCTaatgatgcagcagtttacAAGCATTTAAGAACTGAACCTCCACCCTTTTCAGGGTGTACGACACCCATCAAAACAGCTGAGCCCACATTTTATGCACACCATCAGCTTCAGGATACAGTTTCCCTTTCATCTAAAGTGTCATCTACCTGGATCAACACATCCTGACTGCCTCTTCTGTCTGCATCAGGTGTGCAGCAGGTGTCTGATAACACCAAGCCCAGAAACTGGAGGTGAGGGTTGCATTAGGCCTCTAGTTGAATGTCTGCAGTTTAAACTGGCTGTAATGGTTGAATATCTTCTGTTTTATCAGTTTTAAGACAGTTCACACAATCATATGATGGAGAGTAGAAGCTACAGTTTTAAAGGTTTTGTATCAAACTTTTTGTGTCACCGTCACGCCAACGTTGGTGGGCTCTCTGCCTTCCATCAGTTTGAAGATAGACTCCAGTGCCTCCTCTTTACTTTGACCTCTGAACCTCTTTGGAGCCAACTCCTCCAGAGCTCTCTGAAACTCCTCGTAGGTGATGACCCTGGACGTCTTCTgtcttcacacagaaacacaaaagcaacGCAGACAGATGAGAAAACACTTAACTGTTGTTAAACAATGGTCAGATGTCTGTATGAACACTGAAGCAGGAGTTTCTTGCTTTaatcctcctcctgttcttACTTCACATCATGGGACTCCAAAGGGCGTGATGGAGGACAAAAGCTACAGCCCTCCGCCTGTGCGACAATATACTAAATGTTCTCTAATCTGAAGTTAACCTGAGCAGTTAGGGAGACACACAGAAGTAATTCCATGCAATAAAAACTGTCATTTTGAAAACCGAGGTACTTCTGTTGCCTGTTGGAGACAGTGTTCACCAATCAGACCACCAATAGGTGAAGCTACACTGacccacacacaggcagaacGGACAAGCTTCACTCCAACTGTCCAGTATTAAAAAGTGACCAGAGACCACAAACACTCCTAATATGACATGTTGTCGTATCAGCAGCTCTCAGCAAGCCTTGGCTGTCACATAGAAACTGTCTGTGGATACCAAAAACCCGTTTGCAGACTCACTTGACTTTGGAGAAGACAATGTCCACGTCGGTGCTGGTGACATTCTTGCCGTCGATGATCTTGCAGTCTTTGCACAGTTTGGCCCAGTTTTTCCCATTCAGCTCCTTCCCTGTGGCCTTTGTGTCTCCGTGGATGGCAAACTTCTTAAAAGTTGTCAACAGGTGCTCCATGTCCGCACTCTCCGCCATGACGGGAAAATATCTGAGAAACGAAATGAgcgagaagaaaaacacagctgatgatATGTTGTGAAGGAAGCACATGATTATTGAATATGATTCACATActacatgtgcatgcacattagGGCAATGTACAAGAGATTGAACTGAACTTGCCACATTCACCACTTGTGTGATTTGAATTTTCTCTTAGAAAGAAACAACATTCAGGAGGAGTTCTATAAAGAtttcaatcaaaaacaaacacaaaatatatcatctacaaatatttacacaaacatCTCAATTCTTATTTCGTaagtcagacagaaaacaactgtcGTGGATGACCGAAGAATTCATTCCCTGGTGAAGAAAACCAGGCAGAAGGTAGGAGGTGGGAGGCAGGAGGtaggaggcaggaggcaggaggcaggaggtaGGAGGCAAGAGGCAGGAGGTAGGAGACAGGAGGTAGGAGGCAAGAGGCAGGTGTACGTGTGTCAAAGTCAGCAATCAAAAAAAGATTAGACTTCACCAGAGTGAATACAGAGGCTTCACCACAAGAtgcagggaccgcactgtgctgtccagccatggtttctggttgggaaacactgtgatgatcttgactgggaggacagcatcagtgcagaactgagcataggacaatacagatgatgtgtactcctctAGGTCAGCCTCTTCTCggaacacagtccagtctgtcagctccaagcagtcctgaagtgcagaggaggcctcctcagtccacatctgtactgtcctggtggcTGGccttgttctgcaggccagaggcttgtaggcaggaatgacaGCAGAatgtgctgacggtgcgtgtggctgtacaccaggcattgtgtacatacagcgccaaacctccacctctgctcttacctgaagctaTGTCCGagatgttgtcgtccagccgggtctctgtgacaacagtaacacagctgtccatccggcaAGAGACTATCCTTTTGTTGgcgagagacctggcgttggtgaggaagagactagggagagccggtctgtgggggttagcatgtagcctagcacgcaagccggctctcttgccacgtttttgtttacggtgcctcctctgtctccttggcagcagcggggggatggtggtgggctctggggtccgtagcagctccggtggaataaagtccagtttagggggTGTGTGGAGTCCgaactgtgtcagagcttccagaagagtggTGAACGtggaaatgagtaaaaacaaacaaacaaaaaacgtaaacacgggagccACGAGCCACTGCGTCTGCACGCACCGCCATCTTGAGAAAGGACCTGACTCTGTGTAATTTTGAGACAAATattctgctgtgtgtatgtgtgtgtgtgtgttttcggcTCATCAGTGCCACTGTTAGAACTAGTGGCCAAAATGACACATACATCATCAATTCAAGATGGCGCCGCACAAGTGGCAGCCAGTTATAGCAGCTCCAAcgttttttctctgtttaagtgTTTCTGTCACTAGTCTCGGTCGATCGCAAGTTCTTACGGATGTGAAACTGGTGAGtctagtgatttgctttttactcttttgtggacGACATCGGGTGACCCATTCAGCCCAgctccattgtttacattcGGGACcagctgtcagtgctgtgcAACACTAGCGTATTCCCAGCGGAAAGACCAGAGATTCCCGCGGAGATACGGAgacggagaaggggatgcagagctggagttaagTGCCAGGACAAGCGACGAaggtataaaccatccataaCGTCTCTTATGATGGTGAATGTGAGAtctggatttactgtatgcGAACATTAAGGACACTTACAgttcttcacccctcccccaccAGGGCAGATCCGATCATAGTCTGGTTCATCTGTTACCTACTTACATAcctttggtgagtaaacaacagccaaccatcaGGTATGTGAAaacatggtcagatgagtccagtatggcactgagggactgttttgacaccaccgactgggaagtgttgtgcacTCCTCATGGGAAGGGCAtcgacagtttgacaacatgcatcttGGACTACACTAActtttgtgtggacaacactgtgccgaCCAGAAAGgtacagtgtttcccaaataacaaaccctgggtgtcccctgaactgaaaaccctactggatgagaagaaaagggttttgaAGTCTGGGAAGCTTAGACCagcatcccctcccttccccccagTGCATCCCtaacaccagcagctctgtccttacaccacttcacccccctccaatcTACATCACAGACTATGGACCCCCGTCCTCACCCAAAagtgcagatcagctctgtggagtcgttcagcacatcttcaacatgagcctcaatctgcagagagttcctgccctgtagaaaacttcctgtgtggttccagtgccaaactttgtgcatcccagggagcccaaccacttcaggcctgtagccttaacttcccacctgatgaagacactggagaggattatactcaaccatcttcgtcacctggtgagcagcgagctggaccccctacagtttgcatatcgaccaggcattggtgtggaagacgctatcatctacctgctccatcgctctctttcacACCTGGAGAGTGCTGGTAACACAGTGAGGTTCgtgtgtcagatgtggcagtttgcggcaccggggctccacagggtactgtgctcggtcccttcctcttcaccctctacacatttGACTttagacacaacacaaccagctgccacctccagaagttctccgatcatacagccatcattggatgtgtatcacagaggaacgatttggaatacagggaagtcatcactaactttgtcgactggtgtggactaaaccacctgaACATCAACACCAGCgagaccaaggagatggtgattgacttctgcaggaaagcaccacagactacaccagtGTGAATCCAGGGTCTGGACACTGAGATCAaggaggagtacaaatacctgggtgtacacctcaacaataaactggactggtccatgaacactgatgccctgtatagaaagggccaaagtcatctcTATCCTCTGAGAAGACTGATGTCctttgactctgtggttgcatctgcagtcttttacgcagtggtctgctggggctgtggaagctctgagagggacagaaagagactcaattaactggtcaggagagctggctctgtcctggactgccctctggacaccactgaggatgtaggcgagaggaggatgttagccaagctgacatcaatcatggacaatccctcccaccccctgcatgacacagtgggggcctttagcagctccttcagcaacagactgttgcatccagtgtgtaagaacGAACGCtgccgcaggtccttcattccatcagctgtcagattattcaacaacactgtgttgatgttgtttgacaaattacactCATATCCATACactttgtgcaatattacacgtcatttactgttttttttttatagtttattcttctgtgcaatagtagtaacactatctgaaggcagcatacattgttttttttcccacagctattggggcaatacgTACATTTGGCAtattctttatatattttttctacatattttttcttttatatagtaaaattgcattttgcttgtataatatgtacatattcaTAAAGTCAgttgtttttgtattattattttttttttcaaatgttctctatctctgctgctattttttcttccccctgctattacatgctgctgttatgcCCAAATTTTTCCCCGgcagtttttatcttatctttcttattatttttaatttgaaggcagcatacattgtttcttttccacagttattggggcaatacatattttttctacatattttttcttttatatagtcaaatttcattttgcttgtataatatgtacatatataaatacatagtctactttttcattttgtatttcgTATTTCTGATTTCTCTATATCTGTTGCTCTTTTTCATTCCCACTGCtactacatgctgctgtaatgccaaAATTTCCCCGGATGGGAATGggaaagttttatcttatcttatcttatcttatcttatccatGCTGACTGTCTGCTTTCTGCTGATACTGTCCGCAGTACGCTGTGGAGACATCGAGGAAAGAGAGGAGTCCATTTGGTAAACGCTTCACAATTGTCAAACCTCAGTATGAGTGAATTGTGGTATATGTTAACAATACAATATGAAGCTATACAATATATTGGTCAGATATTGGCCGTATTTGCCACCTTGCATCCTGACACCCAGGCAACACACCAGCCATGTAAAACAATGAGAAGAGCTTGAATTAACTCCTGATACTCCCTGCAATGGTAAGACTGCAATGGTGATCTCAGGACTTGTCTTGTTTGACCCAGACATAAGATtcgagattcaagattcaagatcgtctttattatatatcaatgaaatttgcattgcaacccccatgttagaaacaataagaaaggtaagaaagataataaaataaaataaagatactagaataaaataaattaacatgcagataaaaatatacataaatgcagattaccagaaatgaaaatatactaaaacaataaatgataaactataccaacagcagctaaaatatactaaaatgtatatgcTGAGTGCAAATGGCTGACAATTTAGTTAAGCGTGagtgtacttaaatgttaagtacacacacgcttaactaaacacacacacacaagcacacacacacagacacacacacacacagacacagacacacacacagacacacacaaacagagacacacacacacacacacacacacagacacacacaaacagagacactcacacacagacacacccccCGCCCACCAGGGCTCACAGTGACTCTGATTGGTTCGGCTGTTTGGCGATGGTCAGGTGAGCAAGAGCAGAAACATCCTGTTACAGCCTGTCGTCAAACTGACAGCACAAGTGTTTGGAGAGAAACTCACATCGTACATTGTGAAGGGATACtctgttaccatgacaaccacTGTTAGGgaatgcatcagtgtgtgtgtgtaatcacacAAGTCTGAGAAAGCAGAGTGAGGTCATGTCTCACATTCTGacactataacacacacacacacacacacacacacacacacacacacacagatggtgCCAGAGTTGATCCTCAGATGTGTATCCAGTGTTTGTGAAGAACTGTTCTGAGCTGCATGTCTCTGTGAAAAAGTGAACTCAGTGTAGAGaaagttgacatttttacattaacttCAATTCAGCACTGAATGCAATCATCTCAGAAGTTTTCTGGTCTAAACTTGCCCAGCTCATTGTGCCAGCCTCCACGTGTCAGTGGATCACACACTTCCTGACAGACCAGAAGCAGCAGGTGAGACTGGGGAAAACCACATCCAGCACCTGGACCATCCTACTGGAGGCCCTGACTGACTCCTGAACTCTGCAGACAACGCTGTGGTCATCGCTCTCATCCTGGACGGTGACGAGTCTGCATACAGACGGGAGGTCGAAGAACCGGTTCTCTGGCAGAGGACTTCAGGAGGAGACCCCCACCACCATCAACAACACGGTGTCTGCTGTGGAAGCATTCAGTTTCTTGGGTCCACGGTCTCCCAGGACCTAAAGTGGGCATCCAACATAGACTCCGTCGTCAAGAAGACCCAGCAGAGGATGGACATCTTGTTCCGTCTGAGGAAGTTCAACCTGCCTCAGGAGCGGCTTCtctgttcatccatcactgtctggtTTGGATCGGCGACCAAACAGGACTGAAAACACTCCAATAGTCAGTACTGCAGAGCAGATCACTGGTGTCAACCCAGCATCCATTCAGGACTGATCCACCTCCAGAGTCAGGAAACATGGCTGTAGACCTCACACCTGGAGGCAGCCTATTCTCCCAAAGGGAGCTGCTACAGGGCTCtgaacaccaaaacaaccagacacgAGAACAGTTTGTGTCGACAGACCATGCAGACTGTTTATAGACTAaaccaccagcagctggtcTGATTCTGTTTGACTGCAGTAACAACGCGACTGCTTTCTTGCAGGAAGAGCAGGagtctctccttctccacaACATGGCGTAAGGTAGAAGATGGTTCAGACAAACCTACTTCTGCTCTGGTAACGTGTTTCGTTACGAGTTATACAGCCATGTTCTGCCTCTTGCTGCATATCTGCTGCTTTAGTGCCACAcagtgcacaaaaacacacatgacaaCTATGATTTTGCTTACGACATGGAATCCTCCACAGTACGAAACACAACATCATAGGGTGTATTTGCTGGACAAGAAACCCCTCTGATCgatctttcattaaaaaaaaaaaagccaaacaggaaataatctacagaaaatattcagtatAAAAGCTCACAGGAAAATGCTGAGAAGGAATTCATCATTCAGTGCTGCCAAGCCGATGTTTGAGGAGTGTGAATCCAGTAAGTCCTGTGTTGTTTTAGCAGTTTGTCATGGTCACGTCCCCTTTTAGGGAAACCTGCTAGCCAACCGAAGGTGCTGCACAGAAACGtcacatataaacatatttCTGCAAGTTAGACAGCGTGAGAGGGTTTCCAACTCCATGAGATAAATGTTCTTCTGTAACATTAGCGTTGCAACGTTAACATTTTAGCATAAAAACAGAGTGTGCTAACATCAAACATTAGTCAGCTAATGTGCTGAGAAAGATTAGCTTGCTGCATTCGCGATGTCTGTTAGTGACAGAACCATTTTTAAGCGTTTTATCCTGAGCAGGataaattagaaaataaataaataaatagtttttttttatttctaaatttGATGTAAACATTTGGACGGCAGTATGATTTTAGACACAGTGTGCGACGCATGAAACATGAATATGTATGACGAACATCATGGTATCTACTCTTGGATCCCTCCACCTCTGAAAACAGTTCTGTTGGACATCAGCATGATGTCCTGAACTCTCCCTGAAATTAACGGCAAACCccctctgagctccagctgccCCCTTCTCCAAACAGGGGAGTCCTTCTTCGAAAGCAGAGGCGATGCAGCGTCAGAATGTGAACTTCAGTCTTTTGAAATGTGAACTGGTCCTCACCAGTCCTTTCAGCAGCCTGACCGTCAGCTCGGAGTCTGGATACCTCAGAGTCCAGCAGCTTTTCACCAAGTGTCACGACACGTGTGTGGATGTGGTCAGACGTGTCTGACATTACGCTGGGATCAGTTGTCAAAGCACAGCGTGTTGTGTTTGAGAGGATGGATGGCGTCACGGATCAGAGGCGGCCAGTCTGCGGGTTCAGTCCGCCACACTAACGCTGTGTCTACACGGGATGGTAGTTCAGAACATAAAATGGAAGATGTGCATACATCATGAGTAAATGTGAGCTGTCTGCGTAGACAGCTGTGATGATTAAACTAGGAACTTATGTATCTGTTCcaaatgttagaagaggctgttaaatctagtctgtggattaggcctccaccttcagcaccctctaaattttctaccccctacccgaacaagggtctgtatccaatccctactttcatctttgactctacctctttactttctaccccctacccgacccagggtttgtattcccacacccctcttttattggtgcagttggtgagaggcaggggtagatgatggtagtgcggcaatcggcagttacatgtggcatctaggcctgtggtagcattgtagcagctaacaatagctaaacGGACgcctgaaaaacacaacagaaacacgTTTTGATGGTCTGTATGAGACCAGCTCAGTCAGGACACTCGAGGTCCAGATTTGCCATGACTCGAGCCTGAAATCCACAACATTACGTGAACGACAGCACTCAGCGCTCGCACacagctacatgctaacagcaTGAGGCTGTGGAGGTGGAGCTCAGTCAAAGGTGAACAAATCATCTGTGATTCATTTTGAAACATAAATGTACAAT
Encoded here:
- the tppp3 gene encoding tubulin polymerization-promoting protein family member 3, producing the protein MAESADMEHLLTTFKKFAIHGDTKATGKELNGKNWAKLCKDCKIIDGKNVTSTDVDIVFSKVKQKTSRVITYEEFQRALEELAPKRFRGQSKEEALESIFKLMEGREPTNVGVTKVAKTGAVDRLTDASRYTGSHKERFDESGKGRGREGREDMVENTGYVGAYKNAGTYDDKMKAEK